One window of the Psilocybe cubensis strain MGC-MH-2018 chromosome 12, whole genome shotgun sequence genome contains the following:
- a CDS encoding Aspyridones efflux protein apdF — translation MRDSEAVFKEPKYALSNASTVGDIPQGEIPLPQGLPIPEGGFKILQQPKFALSNASTVGSPFPGSGFKVEVEPAVPLPPKPVTELPFPEGGLAGWATALGAFLIQFCGFGYSTSYGVFQDFYVREYLTKESSSAIAWIGSINAFLVISGGLLAGRIYDRGHFYALLWGGSTLISFSLFMLSLTKENHYYQILLSQGFGVGIGIGMIYVPSVAILSHYFRRRRNLVMTVVAAGSSLGAVVHPIMLNNTIPKIGFAKATRANAGLVSGLLFVACLIMRTRLPPPSSTPDLRKSLIKFSKDKAYICCTLGFFFFIIGFYYPIFYLQLDSITHHLSPNFAFYSLVVMNGSSFMGRIFAGFTGGAIGIGNLVVISTAICSILIFCMIFISSVASVVIIAIIYGFSSGAYVALMAPMVANLADDFSEIGLRMGIGFTLAGFGGLVGTPIEGALLTSRYIWWRPTVFSGVMATTGCIMYIGMVLFLKQKKKRQAAAKDIVLGSIKAAA, via the exons ATGCGGGACTCGGAAGCGGTCTTTAAAGAGCCGAAATACGCACTGTCAAATGCGTCTACAGTGGGAGATATACCGCAAGGGGAGATCCCCTTACCACAGGGTCTACCAATACCCGAGGGTGGTTTCAAGATTCTGCAACAACCAAAGTTTGCGTTATCGAACGCATCAACGGTGGGGAGTCCGTTCCCGGGAAGTGGTTTCAAAGTTGAGGTTGAACCTGCGGTACCTCTGCCACCTAAACCTGTCACCGAACTCCCCTTTCCTGAGGGAGGGCTTGCTGGTTGGGCGACAGCTCTTGGGGC ATTTCTTATTCAGTTCTGTGGCTTTGG ATACTCGACTTCTTACGGCGTGTTTCAAG ATTTCTACGTCCGTGAATATCTTACAAAGGAAAGCTCATCTGCTATTGC ATGGATTGGAAGCATCAATGCATTCCTCGTTATCTCTGGTGGACTGCTGGCCGGTCGAATTTACGACAGAGGGCACTT TTATGCGCTCCTGTGGGGAGGATCTACATTGATCTCGTTTTCCTTGTTCATGCTGTCTCTTACCAAAGAGAACCACTACTATCAGATTTTGTTATCCCAAGGATTCGGAGTTGGTATTGGAATCGGAATGATATACGTTCCCTCCGTGGCCATACTCTCGCATTACTTTCGACGGAGACGGAATTTGGTAATGACTGTTGTTGCCGCTGGATCATCACTTGGAGCTGTTGTGCATCCTATTATGCTTAATAACACAATCCCCAAAATTGGATTCGCCAAAGCGACCCGCGCAAATGCTGGCTTAGTCTCTGGACTACTTTTCGTGGCGTGCTTGATCATGAGGACAAGGCTTCCTCCTCCGTCAAGCACCCCAGATCTACGAAAATCTCTCATCAAATTTTCGAAGGACAAAGCATATATATGCTGTACTTTAGG gttctttttcttcataaTTGGATTCTATTACCCAATATTCTATCTGCAGTTGGATTCAATAACGCATCATTTAAGCCCCAACTTCGCGTTCTATTCA CTTGTGGTAATGAATGGATCGTCCTTTATGGGCAGAATTTTTGCCGGCTTTACTGGCGGTGCAATCGGCATCGGAAATCTTGTTGTTATATCCACAGCAATCTGCAGTATTTTGATCTTCTGTATGATCTTCATCTCCAGTGTGGCGAGTGTCGTTATCATCGCCATTATCTACGGCTTTTCGTCGGGTGCAT ATGTCGCTCTGATGGCACCTATGGTGGCCAATCTTGCGGATGACTTTTCCGAAATTGGACTGCGCATGGGAATAGGTTTTACACTGGCTG GTTTTGGAGGCCTAGTCGGCACACCTATTGAAGGAGCTTTGCTTACCTCACGCTACATCTGGTGGAGACCAACCGTATTTAGCGGA GTAATGGCAACAACTGGATGTATAATGTACATTGGGATGGTCCTGTTTCTGAAgcaaaagaagaaacgaCAGGCGGCGGCGAAAGATATTGTCCTTGGGAGTATCAAGGCAGCAGCGTAG
- a CDS encoding O-glycoside alpha-1,2-mannosyltransferase-like protein 3 (O-glycoside alpha-1,2-mannosyltransferase homolog 3), with translation MPSFLSSPRARLLLGGALLVVLLSFWKLSESSGSSYLPILKSSKPNAAIFILLAPNRITQALVALQNVEDRFNRRLKYPIILFTAEDEAHFITEDIKAKASHITNGRASFATATKESWDIPAWMDEKRVNSSLETIGFSTGYRAMCRYYSGFFWKNPALVSYEWLWRLDTDIQFHCDVPYDPIEVLISKKALYGFVQVNYDVSWVQPSLASNVSQFLSNNRHLIPADANQHFVWKGDAGVAKAMAGTAGNDDWTGACMYNNFEISHRSVWESSLYTKFFDHLEKAGGFFYERWGDSPVHSYGLAMSLRKDQIVQFDDLGYGLSSSEHIVKFTFGRYQHQGWAYECPKLDRCACIEDDDTRDFNNNGDAWFKPTM, from the exons ATGCCTTCCTTTCTGTCGTCTCCCCGCGCTCGTCTCCTGCTCGGTGGTGCTCTCTTAGTTGTACTGTTGTCGTTTTGGAAGCTTTCAGAAAGTTCAGGAAGCTCATATCTTCCGATTTTAAAATCCTCAAAACCAAACGCTGCAATTTTCATCTTATTGGCGCCCAACCGCATCACACAAGCCCTAGTTGCCCTACAAAACGTCGAGGACAGATTCAACAGACGACTCAAGTATCCCATTATCCTCTTCACGGCAGAGGACGAGGCACACTTTATAACTGAAGACATCAAAGCGAAAGCCAGCCATATAACAAATGGGCGTGCATCTTTCG CCACAGCGACGAAGGAATCCTGGGATATACCGGCATGGATGGATGAGAAGCGTGTCAATAGTTCTTTGGAAACCATAGG GTTCTCTACTGGTTATCGGGCAATGTGCCGATACTACTCAG GATTCTTTTGGAAGAATCCAGCGCTCGTCTCTTACGAGTGGTTATGGCGCCTTGATACAGATATACAGTTCCATTGTGATGTG CCCTATGACCCCATAGAAGTTCTAATATCCAAGAAAGCGTTATATG GGTTTGTGCAAGTTAATTATGATGTTTCATGGGTCCAGCCGAGTCTTGCCTCGAACGTATCGCAGTTCTTGAGCAACAATAGACATCTGATTCCTGCGGATGCGAATCAGCATTTTGTATGGAAGGGTGATGCCGGAGTAGCCAAAGCTATGGCCGGCACTGCAGGGAACGACGACTGGACCGGGGCCTGCATGTAT AACAACTTTGAAATATCGCATCGCAGTGTATGGGAGAGTAGCCTATATACGAAGTTCTTCGATCATCTAGAGAAGGCTGGAG GATTTTTTTATGAGAGATGGGGCGACTCTCCTGTACACTCGTACGGGCTGGCAATGTCCCTAAGGAAAGATCAAATAGTTCAATTTGACGATCTAGGGTATGGCCTCTCAAGCTCCGAGCATATTGTCAAATTTACTTTTGGCAGGTATCAGCATCAAGGGTGGGCCTACGAGTGCCCCAAATTGGATAGATGTGCCTGTATCGAAGACGATGACACACGAG ATTTTAATAACAACGGCGATGC ATGGTTCAAACCCACTATGTAG
- a CDS encoding GDP-fucose transporter 1 yields MAVSIQVVAVITFYMVAALVMVFVNKVVLRTAPNLPTILCAFQSIATVLLLSITSLFTSQVQLPTLDYTTARRLAPLMLIDASGFLFNTLCLRDVEAAYYNIARGLVLPLTILVVSMHSFTRPSLSVVGCACIVTGGFLVGVSFEKGLPSQAVPGPLALFYGFLSSLSIAMHAVLIKSSLPHVNGSATKLSYWSNLGTAVLLSFTALINGEVLSFLQMTQDSNWDWTTFAWGNIVTGVFGFLISIAGILSVKITSPITHMFSSASRTVLQMALGVKIFGDILTTRRIMSASMILLGTLLYTYVKANEPKPQVGEVMAIPKVKDVESQAAPREKI; encoded by the exons ATGGCAGTGTCTATACAGGTTGTTGCGGTTATTACGTTTTATATGGTGGCAGCGTTGGTG ATGGTATTCGTGAACAAGGTCGTGCTCAGAACCGCACCGAATCTACCCACCATTTTGTGTGCTTTTCAGTCTATCGCCACCGTCCTTCTTCTGAGCATTACTTCGCTCTTTACATCGCAAGTGCAGCTTCCGACATTGGATTACACTACCGCCCGAAGGCTGGCCCCCCTCATGTTGATAGATGCTTCTGGATTTCTTTTCAATACTCTATGCTTGCGCGATGTCGAAGCTGCCTATTACAACATCGCACGGGGCCTCGTTCTCCCTCTCACAATCCTCGTAGTTTCCATGCACAGTTTCACTAGGCCGTCATTATCGGTAGTTGGATGTGCCTGTATTGTCACCGGAGGATTCCTCGTTGGTGTATCATTCGAAAAGGGTCTCCCATCTCAAGCCGTCCCCGGACCATTGGCCCTGTTCTACGGGTTTCTATCATCGCTATCTATCGCTATGCACGCCGTACTGATCAAGTCATCTCTCCCCCACGTGAACGGAAGCGCTACAAAATTGTCCTATTGGTCTAATCTAGGCACAGCAGTACTTCTCAGTTTCACCGCCCTGATCAACGGAGAAGTCCTGTCTTTCTTGCAGATGACACAGGACAGTAACTGGGACTGGACTACGTTTGCATGGGGAAACATAGTTACCGGAGTCTTTGGTTTTCTCATCAGTATTGCAGGCATACTGAGCGTCAAAATTACGAGTCCCATCACACACATGTTTTCAAGT GCTTCTCGAACAGTTCTGCAAATGGCTTTGGGTGTCAAAATATTCGGAGATATCCTGACGAC GCGGCGCATCATGTCTGCGTCAATGATACTACTCGGAACATTACTCTATACCTATGTCAAGGCAAATGAGCCGAAACCACAAGTGGGTGAGGTAATGGCAATACCGAAAGTAAAAGATGTAGAGTCACAAGCGGCGCCTcgagaaaaaatatga
- a CDS encoding Adenylate-forming reductase 06235 produces MASLSPLSRLSPVDQSLFYSYGVGRPRSTIIPIIHHAIEKHARQQPDAIAVEHLSCKETLTFRELEAHSNRLAHALRSQGVGPGRRVCILARRSLELIVGIVGILKSGAQYVPLDAQTITDETLRFVLEDSKPSIVLVMADYSHRVHGTSSIILESIFRPYRLLYEEVDPVEDLSSPDDGAYIIYTSGTTGRPKGVDVRHRGVTNVISGPPGNVGMEPGMRVAQLLNIAFDMGAWEILGSLYNGCTLCLRGNTSKEWAALLKTVHVVIATPSMLAPHEPENYPTIRHVIVGGEPCPQALADKWAQYTNFNNCCGPTEISICNTVQRHTPGYPLSIGTPIPNTNVYILSRDPTSTTPVPIGDVGCMWVGGIGVSKGYLNLPDKTAERWRIDPFVGGGTGMMFNTGDLGRWRRDGQLDHMGRQDDQVKVKGFRVELDGVSASMRTLPTVKSAVTLLIESELWGFVTPATVDLDLLRAAVARSQPSYAVPKHYYALEDFPLTSNGKVDKRILRSLVQGQAQQITRPTLHHYSSWSSDVGATQLSEKTRYWYKESAWWRWLGVAMMLLIMWFLLTGAGSPSGF; encoded by the exons ATGGCCTCCCTCTCTCCCTTGTCAAGACTGTCGCCGGTTGACCAGTCACTTTTCTATTCGTACGGTGTTGGTCGTCCCCGCTCCACTATCATACCTATAATTCACCATGCAATTGAGAAGCATGCTCGTCAGCAACCGGATGCCATCGCTGTCGAACACCTTTCTTGCAAAGAGACCCTCACATTCCGAGAATTGGAGGCACACTCTAATCGACTAGCACATGCCTTGCGCTCTCAGGGAGTAGGGCCAGGGAGACGCGTATGTATATTAGCAAGAAGGTCTTTAGAGCTGATCGTTGGGATTGTTGGAATTTTGAAAAGCGGCGCACAGTACGTTCCGCTCGATGCACAAACCATTACGGACGAAACCTTGAGATTCGTTCTTGAGGACTCCAAGCCCAGCATTGTGCTGGTTATGGCAGACTATTCTCACCGCGTCCATGGCACATCATCAATCATCCTGGAATCCATTTTTCGACCTTACCGTTTGTTGTACGAAGAAGTGGACCCGGTCGAAGATTTATCCTCACCAGACGATGGAGCGTATATAATATACACCTCAGGAACAACAG GACGTCCAAAAGGTGTTGATGTGAGGCATAGAGGGGTAACGAATG TCATTAGTGGACCCCCGGGAAACGTAGGCATGGAGCCCGGGATGCGAGTTGCTCAGCTGCTCAATATCGCATTCGATATGGGTGCCTGGGAAATTCTTGGCTCACTTTACAATGGATGCACCCTATGTTTACGAGGAAATACATCGAAAGAATGGGCGGCTCTTTTGAAAACTGTTCATGTCGTAATTGCTACTCCAAGCATGCTTGCTCCTCACGAGCCAGAGAATTACCCTACTATCCGTCACGTTATTGTTGGCGGAGAGCCATGTCCTCAAG CGCTGGCTGATAAATGGGCTCAATACACCAATTTTAACAACTGCTGCGGCCCAACGGAAATTTCGATCTGTAACACAGTACAGCGTCATACTCCAGGATACCCACTTTCCATTGGAACCCCCATTCCAAACACCAATGTATACATCCTCTCACGGGATCCGACTAGCACGACCCCTGTTCCAATCGGAGATGTTGGATGCATGTGGGTTGGGGGAATCGGCGTCTCTAAAGGCTATCTCAATCTTCCCGATAAAACCGCTGAGCGCTGGCGTATAGATCCATTTGTGGGAGGTGGAACAGGGATGATGTTCAACACGGGTGACCTGGGACGCTGGAGGCGGGACGGTCAATTGGACCATATGGGACGTCAAGATGACCAGGTGAAAGTTAAGGGCTTTCGAGTCGAACTTGATGGCGTCTCTGCGTCAATGCGT ACGCTCCCCACTGTCAAAAGTGCGGTTACGCTTCTTATCGAATCAGAGCTCTGGGGGTTCGTTACGCCTGCCACTGTTGACCTTGATCTTCTTCGAGCGGCAGTTGCACGAAGTCAGCCTTCATATGCGGTGCCAAAACATTACTATGCACTTGAAGACTTTCCTTTGACATCTAACGGAAAAGTGGATAAAAGGATCCTTCGTTCCCTGGTGCAAGGCCAAGCACAGCAGATCACCAGACCAACTCTTCACCACTATTCCTCATGGTCCTCCGATGTTGGTGCGACACAGCTCAGTGAGAAGACACGGTATTGGTACAAAGAATCAGCTTGGTGGAGGTGGCTGGGTGTGGCCATGATGTTACTAATTATGTGGTTTTTATTGACTGGAGCTGGTTCGCCTTCTGGTTTCTGA